Proteins encoded together in one Vicinamibacteria bacterium window:
- the hydA gene encoding dihydropyrimidinase, whose translation MHLDKVIRGGTLVTADDTYKADIGIAGERIAAIGLALESPETIDASGKLVMPGGLDVHTHLDMPFGGTVTADDWVSGTTAAACGGTTTLIDFAIQDFGRSLHDGVDAWRKRSEDKAAIDYSFHTIVRELEPSHLEEMDALVKEGITSFKLFMAYPGVFMVDDATIFEAMLRTRENGGLICMHAENGGVIDTLVKRALAEGHTEPKWHALTRPMSAEAEATRRAIALAEMAGVPVYIVHLSAGDAMEEVRRARERGLPVFAETCPQYLFLSYEDYERPGFEGAKYVMSPPLRPRGNEERLWNGLRTDALQAVSTDHCSFCMKEQKELGRNDFSKIPNGAPGIENRMMLLYDGGVNGGRISANRFVELVSTRPAKIFGLYPRKGSITVGADADLLLWDPKRKWTISASTHRMKVDYNAYEGREVTGLPDTVLLRGQVIVRDQKYVGNVKQGRFVAREPGTARTVEG comes from the coding sequence ATGCATCTCGACAAAGTCATCCGAGGCGGCACCCTAGTGACCGCCGACGACACGTACAAAGCCGATATCGGAATCGCGGGAGAACGGATCGCCGCCATCGGTCTCGCGCTCGAAAGCCCGGAGACCATCGATGCCTCGGGAAAGCTCGTGATGCCGGGCGGGCTCGACGTCCACACGCATCTCGACATGCCCTTCGGTGGCACCGTGACCGCCGACGACTGGGTGAGCGGGACCACCGCGGCCGCCTGTGGCGGCACGACGACTCTCATCGACTTCGCGATCCAGGACTTCGGACGATCGCTTCACGACGGAGTGGACGCCTGGCGGAAGCGTTCCGAGGACAAGGCGGCCATCGACTATTCGTTTCATACGATCGTGCGCGAGCTCGAGCCCTCGCACCTCGAGGAGATGGACGCTCTCGTGAAGGAGGGCATCACGAGCTTCAAGCTCTTCATGGCCTATCCCGGCGTCTTCATGGTCGACGACGCGACGATCTTCGAGGCGATGCTGCGCACGCGGGAGAACGGCGGATTGATCTGCATGCACGCCGAGAACGGCGGCGTGATCGACACCCTCGTGAAACGAGCGCTCGCGGAAGGCCATACCGAGCCCAAGTGGCACGCTCTCACGCGTCCCATGAGCGCCGAGGCGGAGGCGACGCGGAGAGCGATCGCGCTGGCGGAGATGGCCGGAGTTCCGGTGTACATCGTTCACCTATCCGCCGGCGACGCGATGGAAGAGGTCCGCCGTGCGAGAGAGCGCGGACTTCCGGTTTTCGCCGAGACCTGCCCGCAATATCTGTTCTTGTCGTACGAGGACTACGAGCGGCCCGGTTTCGAAGGGGCCAAGTACGTAATGTCCCCACCGCTCCGGCCCCGAGGCAACGAGGAGAGACTCTGGAACGGGCTTCGCACCGACGCCCTCCAGGCGGTATCGACGGATCACTGCAGCTTCTGCATGAAGGAGCAGAAGGAGCTGGGAAGGAACGATTTCAGCAAGATCCCCAACGGCGCACCGGGGATCGAGAATCGAATGATGCTCCTCTATGATGGTGGGGTAAATGGCGGGCGCATCAGCGCCAATCGCTTCGTCGAGCTCGTCTCGACCCGCCCCGCAAAGATCTTCGGGCTCTACCCCCGCAAGGGCTCCATCACCGTGGGAGCCGACGCCGACCTTTTGCTCTGGGACCCGAAGCGGAAGTGGACCATCAGTGCGAGCACGCACCGGATGAAGGTGGACTACAACGCGTACGAGGGACGAGAAGTCACCGGCCTTCCGGACACGGTGCTCCTTCGGGGCCAGGTGATCGTTCGCGACCAAAAGTACGTCGGGAACGTGAAGCAGGGACGGTTCGTCGCCCGCGAGCCCGGCACGGCACGCACTGTGGAGGGTTGA
- a CDS encoding antitoxin: protein MTRTQIQLPDALYERAKRIAKRHEISLAELVRRGLEHIIELYPLDEKSVDQWELPSPRALGEFLSHPDDWRELV from the coding sequence ATGACTCGTACGCAGATCCAATTGCCGGACGCTCTCTATGAGCGCGCCAAGAGGATCGCCAAGCGGCACGAGATATCCCTCGCCGAGCTGGTCCGTCGAGGGCTCGAGCACATCATCGAGCTCTATCCTCTCGATGAAAAGAGCGTGGATCAGTGGGAGCTTCCCAGTCCACGAGCGCTAGGAGAATTTCTGTCGCACCCGGACGACTGGCGCGAGCTCGTTTGA